AGTAAAACATTCCCCAATATATTCCACACTATATTGGGGAATTTTTCTACACCTTTTCCCCACTTTCCCCACACCCCATTTCTGGCACAGAGCACCATCTAATATGATTATCAGACACTTAACCAACTCATCAATTTTTGGCACGCCTATTGTGATATTATTTAGCGAACTCGCAAATGAGTTTCAGCAAGAGAATTAATAAACAAATAATATTCACAATTAAAAAACAAAAGAATTATGAAAAAGTTAGTATTTGCAGTTATTGCAGCAGTAGCAATGGTATCAGTTAGCAATGTATTTGCAGGTAACAGAATGGTAAGCGTTGCAGGTTCAGAACCAGTAGACACAGTAGCTCCAGCCGACACAACAGCAACACCTGTTGAGGCACCAGCAGCAACAGTGGATTCAACCGTAGCAAAGTAAATCCACCTTCAGAAAATAGTAATTACGCGTCGCTTTCAATGAAACAGGAGATAGATGACCAGATTTTGGCATTTATCTCCTGTTTTCGTTGGTTTATATCGCATTTTTGATTAACTTTGCACGCAAATAGCAAAAAGACTCAAAACATTAAAAGATAAGAAGATGCAGCAAACAAACGTTCCTTTCAAGGTAGCCCTGGGTTACATCATCGTTGCCATCGTACTGATTCTGGCGATAGGGCTGGTATATCGCAACACCACAACCGTGCTTGCTATCAACCAGGCAACCCGCGACTATATCGAAAAGCGACAGGCAGCCGACAGCACCATGTCCAACCTGCTCAAGGAGGAACAGACCAATCTGCAGCAGCTTACCCGCGCCATGCAGGGCAAGTCATCCCACAACTATCTGCACGAGAAGATGAACAGCCTCAACAGTGGCGAAGATTCCGTTGTCGTGCATTCCAAGGCACCCAAGACTCATGTGGCAAAGAACACCACCGTAGAGGTGATGAAAACCCGCAAGGGCTTCTTCCGCCGCCTTGCCGATGCCTTCAAGAAGGAACATGCCGAAACGCTCAGCATCAGACGCGACAGTAACCAGGCTGTCACCGATACCCTCTCTACCCCGGTCAACTTAGCCGGAAACGTAGCCAATATTCTGGAACAGATTGACCGCAAGGAGAAGCAGTCTACACGCGATAACCACGAAGCCATCAACCGCGAGGTGAGAGACCTGCAGATAACCAATGCCCGCCTCGCCCTGCGCTCCTCCCAGCAGCTCAACGATATCCACCAGCGCGAACGTCAGGCGATGCAGCAGGCCATCAACCAGGCGATGCAGGCGCGCCAGAATCTGCTCTGGCAGATAGGTCTGCTTGCCATCGTAGCCATCACAGCCGCCATCATCCTCGTCTATTACATCTACCGCGATACGCAGAAGGAACGCATCTACCGCGAGAATCTCGAAGAGGCTAACGAGGAAATCAGGCGCATCATGAACCAGCGCGAGCGCCTGCTCCTCACCATCACCCACGACATCAAGGCTCCGGCTGCCAGCATCTCGGGCTTCATCGACCTGATGAAGGATTATGTCGACAACCCGCAGGGCATCTCCTGCCTCAACAGCATCAAGGGTTCTGCCACCCATCTCTCCCGGCTCGTTGCCGCCCTGCTCGATTATCACCAGTTGGAAAACGGACTGATGAAGCTGAACCCTGTAGATTTCTCGCCTGCCGACATGTTCCGCCAGTGTGCCGGAGAGATGCAGATCCTGAGCCAGGAGAAGGGATTGGAACTGCATCTGGAGCTCGATGGCATCAGCAGTCCGAAGACCTACTACCGTGCCGATGCCTTCCGTATCCGTCAGATACTCAACAACCTGATAAGCAATGCCATCAAGTATACCGATAAGGGCAGCGTCACCATCCAGGCAGCCATCAGTCCCCAGCACCTCCTCACCTTCTCGGTAAGGGATACCGGCAAGGGCATGACCACCGAAGAGCGCCAGAAGGTATTCCAGGCGTTCACCCGCCTGAAGAGTGCTCAGGGCATCGAGGGCACCGGTCTCGGGCTGAACATCACCCAGGAACTGGTCAATCTGCTTCAGGGCACCCTGCGTCTGGAATCCGTCAAGGACAAGGGCAGCACCTTCACCGTCACCATTCCGCTTGCCTTAGGTACCGCTCCTGCAGCAGAAGAGGCAGAAGAGCAGAAGCCCCTCGCCCCAGCCAAGCCCCATTTCGAAAACCACAAGATACTGCTGCTCGATGACGACCCGTTGCAGCTCCGCCTGCTTCAGGAG
This Segatella copri DSM 18205 DNA region includes the following protein-coding sequences:
- a CDS encoding ATP-binding protein; the protein is MQQTNVPFKVALGYIIVAIVLILAIGLVYRNTTTVLAINQATRDYIEKRQAADSTMSNLLKEEQTNLQQLTRAMQGKSSHNYLHEKMNSLNSGEDSVVVHSKAPKTHVAKNTTVEVMKTRKGFFRRLADAFKKEHAETLSIRRDSNQAVTDTLSTPVNLAGNVANILEQIDRKEKQSTRDNHEAINREVRDLQITNARLALRSSQQLNDIHQRERQAMQQAINQAMQARQNLLWQIGLLAIVAITAAIILVYYIYRDTQKERIYRENLEEANEEIRRIMNQRERLLLTITHDIKAPAASISGFIDLMKDYVDNPQGISCLNSIKGSATHLSRLVAALLDYHQLENGLMKLNPVDFSPADMFRQCAGEMQILSQEKGLELHLELDGISSPKTYYRADAFRIRQILNNLISNAIKYTDKGSVTIQAAISPQHLLTFSVRDTGKGMTTEERQKVFQAFTRLKSAQGIEGTGLGLNITQELVNLLQGTLRLESVKDKGSTFTVTIPLALGTAPAAEEAEEQKPLAPAKPHFENHKILLLDDDPLQLRLLQEMLKKLVGDSWQVFACLHVAEALTVLHNEHPALMMMDIEMPEMNGIRMIQHINHSHMQVVAMTAHDASIIRELKEAGFDDCLFKPFSTEKLKEILGLEDAASETEDMAEKTSSEAEDITEESNKKSRFAPLLTFAEGDPEAEAKILSTVKQELSSHLQNLQQATEGELSIEAIGKTAHKLLPIATMIEMETHQHIAALAPEHISDLSESQIRAYTQAIIADLKGF